One stretch of Oncorhynchus keta strain PuntledgeMale-10-30-2019 chromosome 18, Oket_V2, whole genome shotgun sequence DNA includes these proteins:
- the LOC127909030 gene encoding uncharacterized protein DDB_G0271670-like, with protein sequence ITSSFISSSITSSFISSSITSSFISSSITSSFISSSITSSFISSSYTSSFISSSITSSSFISYSYTSSFISSSYTSSFISSSYTSSFISSSITSSFISSSYTSSFISSSITSSSCISYSYTSSSISSSITSSFISSSYTSSFISSSYTSSFISSSYTSSFISSSITSSFISSSYTSSFISSSITSSFISSSYTSSFISSSINSSFISSSYTSSFISSSYTSSSITSSSSISSSITSSFISSSVTSSSFLSASYTPSFISSSITSSFISSSYTSSFISSSSTSSSITSSFISSSYTSSFISSSYTSSFISSSITSSFIASSITSSFISSSYTSSFISSSYTSSFISSSYTSSFISSSSTSSFISSSYTSSSTSSSITTSFISSSYTSSSISSITSSFISSSSTSSSYTSSSTS encoded by the coding sequence ataacctcctcctttatatcctcctctataacctcctcctttatatcctcctctataacctcctcctttatatcctcctctataacctcctcctttatatcctcctctataacctcctcctTTATATCCTCCTCATATACCTCCTCCTTTATATCCTCCTCTATAACGTCCTCCTCCTTTATATCCTACTCATATACCTCCTCCTTTATATCCTCCTCATATACCTCCTCCTTTATATCCTCCTCATATACCTCCTCCTTtatatcctcctctataacctcctcctTTATATCCTCCTCATATACCTCCTCCTTtatatcctcctctataacctcctcctCCTGTATATCCTACTCATATACCTCCTCCTCtatatcctcctctataacctcctcctTTATATCCTCCTCATATACCTCCTCCTTTATATCCTCCTCATATACCTCCTCCTTTATATCCTCCTCATATACCTCCTCCTTtatatcctcctctataacctcctcctTTATATCCTCCTCATATACCTCCTCCTTtatatcctcctctataacctcctcctTTATATCCTCCTCATATACCTCCTCCTTTATATCCTCCTCTATAAACTCCTCCTTTATATCCTCCTCATATACCTCCTCCTTTATATCCTCCTCATATACCtcctcctctataacctcctcctcctctatatcctcctctataacctcctcctTTATATCCTCATCTgtaacctcctcctcctttttaTCCGCCTCATATACCCCCTCCTTtatatcctcctctataacctcctcctTTATATCCTCCTCATATACCTCCTCCTttatatcctcctcctctacctcctcctctataacctcctcctTTATATCCTCCTCATATACCTCCTCCTTTATATCCTCCTCATATACCTCCTCCTTtatatcctcctctataacctcctcctTTATAGcctcctctataacctcctcctTTATATCCTCCTCATATACCTCCTCCTTTATATCCTCCTCATATACCTCCTCCTTTATATCCTCCTCATATACCTCCTCCTttatatcctcctcctctacctcctcctttatatcctcctcatatacctcctcttctacctcctcctctataACCACCTCCTTTATATCCTCCTCATATACctcctcctctatatcctctataacctcctcctttatatcctcctcctctacctcctcctcatatacctcctcctctacctcc